The Megalops cyprinoides isolate fMegCyp1 chromosome 12, fMegCyp1.pri, whole genome shotgun sequence genome contains a region encoding:
- the zdhhc22 gene encoding palmitoyltransferase ZDHHC22, with protein sequence MYIRMFKLRLLNAVAPAYFYTATIVTFALHFCLFIPTIFQSPGAQLSPATLLHTAIFLYLMLNALGNYTMTIRHPAESANENVIPVCSPDCPDRVDAHYLLNGRHFCKLCKKVILKRDHHCFFTGNCIGNKNMRYFIMFCIYTSCTCLYSLVLGVAYLTVEYSISFENPLTFLTLLPLSTGYFFLGAISGLQFFLVLMLYVWLGIGLTCAGFCCQQVLLVARGQTWCQLRRGQLVEARGSWRANLSDVFGTRWALGFFLPVETVEASPSHAAHKHE encoded by the exons ATGTATATCAGGATGTTTAAGCTCAGACTCCTCAATGCCGTTGCCCCCGCCTACTTTTACACCGCAACAATCGTAACCTTTGCCCTGCACTTTTGTCTTTTCATACCTACTATTTTCCAATCTCCGGGTGCTCAGCTAAGCCCTGCAACTTTACTCCATACTGCGATTTTCCTGTATCTGATGCTGAATGCGCTGGGTAACTATACAATGACGATTCGACACCCAGCAGAGAGTGCGAATGAAAACGTGATTCCTGTGTGCTCGCCGGACTGCCCGGACAGGGTGGACGCCCATTACCTCCTCAACGGCCGCCATTTCTGCAAACTCTGCAAAAAAGTGATCTTGAAAAGGGACCACCACTGTTTTTTCACAGGAAACTGTATTGGCAACAAGAACATGCGCTACTTCATCATGTTTTGCATCTACACCTCGTGCACCTGTCTGTATTCACTGGTACTGGGAGTGGCTTATCTCACGGTGGAGTATTCAATTTCATTCGAAAATCCATTGACCTTCCTCACTCTGCTACCACTTTCCACTGGCTACTTCTTCCTTG GCGCCATATCGGGTCTGCAGTTCTTCCTAGTGCTGATGCTGTACGTGTGGCTGGGCATCGGGCTCACCTGCGCCGGCTTCTGCTGCCAGCAGGTGCTGCTGGTGGCCAGGGGGCAGACCTGGTGCCAGCTGAGGCGGGGCCAGCTGGTGGAGGCGCGCGGCTCCTGGAGGGCCAACCTCAGCGATGTCTTCGGGACCCGCTGGGCCCTGGGGTTCTTCCTGCCGGTGGAGACGGTGGAGGCCTCGCCCAGTCACGCTGCCCATAAGCACGAGTGA